A window of Streptomyces armeniacus contains these coding sequences:
- a CDS encoding bifunctional FO biosynthesis protein CofGH, translating to MTTDAQTGQTGQPAGAAPPPTANAMRRALKRARDGVALDVGEAAVLLQARGGDLAELTAAARRVRDAGLEAAGRPGVVTYSKGVFVPLTRLCRDKCHYCTFVTVPGRLRRDGHGMFMSPDEVLDVARRGAALGCKEALFTLGDKPEDRWPEAREWLEAEGYDDTIAYVRAMAIRVLEETGLLPHLNPGVLSWTDLQRLKPVAPSMGMMLETTSERLWSEPGGPHHGSPDKEPAVRLRVLEDAGRSNVPFTSGLLIGIGETYEERADSLFALRRVQRAYHGIQEVIMQNFRAKPDTAMRGMPDAELTELVAAIAVARLILGPSARIQAPPNLVDGEFAMILDAGIDDWGGVSPLTIDHVNPERPWPQLERLTERTRESGFALRERLSVYPEFVQRGEPWLDPRLLPHVTALAEPETGLAREDAPVEGRPWQEPDEGFTAGGGGSGRTDLHRTIDTEGRTADRRDDFDEVYGDWADLRERAAPGMAPERIDTDVRGALATAADDPTRLTDAEALALLHADGPALDALCRTADAVRRDTVGDEVTYIVTRNINFTNVCYTGCRFCAFAQRRTDADAYTLSIDQVADRAQQAWDVGAVEVCMQGGIHPDLPGTAYFDIARAVRSRVPGMHVHAFSPMEVVNGASRTGMSVREWLSAAREAGLGSIPGTAAEILDDEVRWILTKGKLPASTWVEVVKTAHELGLPSSSTMMYGHVDQPRHWLAHLRLLARIQQETGGFTEFVTLPFIHTNAPVYLAGIARPGPTSRDNRAVTAMARLLLHPHITNIQTSWVKLGADGAAEMLRSGANDLGGTLMEETISRMAGSSYGSYRSVRDLVAIADAAGRPSRPRTTTYGAVPEERQRAALSSDGHLPELLPVLDD from the coding sequence ATGACCACCGACGCGCAGACAGGGCAGACAGGGCAGCCAGCCGGGGCGGCGCCCCCACCCACCGCCAACGCCATGCGCCGCGCGCTCAAGCGCGCGCGGGACGGTGTCGCGCTCGACGTCGGCGAGGCCGCCGTGCTGCTGCAGGCGCGCGGCGGGGATCTGGCGGAGCTGACGGCGGCGGCACGGCGTGTGCGGGATGCCGGGCTGGAGGCGGCCGGGCGGCCGGGGGTCGTCACGTACTCGAAGGGTGTGTTCGTGCCGCTCACCCGGCTGTGCCGGGACAAGTGCCACTACTGCACGTTCGTCACGGTCCCCGGCAGGCTGCGCCGTGACGGGCACGGGATGTTCATGTCCCCGGACGAGGTGCTGGACGTCGCCCGCCGCGGCGCCGCGCTCGGCTGCAAGGAGGCGCTGTTCACGCTCGGCGACAAGCCGGAGGACCGGTGGCCGGAGGCGCGGGAGTGGCTGGAGGCGGAGGGGTACGACGACACGATCGCGTACGTACGCGCCATGGCGATCCGGGTGCTGGAGGAGACGGGGCTGCTGCCCCACCTCAACCCCGGCGTGCTGAGCTGGACGGACCTGCAGCGGCTCAAGCCCGTCGCGCCGTCCATGGGCATGATGCTGGAGACGACGTCCGAGCGGCTGTGGAGTGAGCCGGGCGGCCCGCACCACGGTTCGCCGGACAAGGAGCCGGCCGTACGGCTGCGGGTGCTGGAGGACGCGGGCCGCTCCAACGTGCCGTTCACCAGCGGGCTGCTGATCGGGATCGGCGAGACGTACGAGGAGCGCGCGGACTCGCTGTTCGCGCTGCGCCGCGTGCAGCGCGCGTACCACGGCATCCAGGAAGTCATCATGCAGAACTTCCGCGCCAAGCCGGACACGGCGATGCGCGGCATGCCGGACGCCGAACTGACGGAGCTGGTCGCGGCGATCGCCGTCGCCCGGCTGATCCTCGGCCCGTCGGCGCGCATCCAGGCGCCGCCGAACCTCGTGGACGGCGAGTTCGCGATGATCCTCGACGCGGGCATCGACGACTGGGGCGGCGTCTCCCCGCTGACCATCGACCACGTCAACCCGGAGCGGCCCTGGCCGCAGCTGGAGCGGCTCACCGAGCGGACCCGCGAGTCGGGCTTCGCGCTGCGCGAACGGCTCAGCGTGTACCCGGAGTTCGTGCAGCGCGGCGAGCCCTGGCTCGACCCGAGGCTGCTCCCGCACGTCACCGCGCTCGCCGAACCGGAGACGGGGCTGGCGCGCGAGGACGCCCCCGTGGAGGGGCGGCCGTGGCAGGAGCCCGACGAGGGGTTCACCGCGGGGGGCGGCGGCAGCGGCCGTACGGATCTGCACCGCACCATCGACACCGAGGGCCGCACCGCCGACCGCCGCGACGACTTCGACGAGGTGTACGGCGACTGGGCCGACCTGCGCGAGCGCGCCGCGCCCGGCATGGCCCCGGAACGGATCGACACCGACGTACGCGGCGCCCTCGCCACCGCCGCCGACGACCCGACGCGGCTCACCGACGCGGAGGCGCTCGCGCTGCTGCACGCCGACGGGCCCGCCCTGGACGCCCTGTGCCGCACCGCCGACGCGGTGCGCCGCGACACCGTCGGGGACGAGGTGACGTACATCGTCACGCGCAACATCAACTTCACCAACGTCTGCTACACAGGGTGCCGTTTCTGCGCCTTCGCGCAGCGCCGTACGGATGCCGACGCGTACACCCTCTCCATCGACCAGGTCGCCGACCGCGCACAGCAGGCGTGGGACGTGGGCGCCGTGGAGGTGTGCATGCAGGGAGGCATCCACCCGGACCTGCCGGGGACGGCGTACTTCGACATCGCGCGCGCCGTACGGAGCCGCGTCCCCGGCATGCACGTGCACGCGTTCTCCCCGATGGAGGTCGTGAACGGCGCGTCCCGTACGGGCATGTCCGTACGGGAGTGGCTGAGCGCCGCGCGGGAGGCCGGGCTGGGCTCGATCCCCGGTACGGCGGCGGAGATCCTGGACGACGAGGTGCGGTGGATCCTCACCAAGGGCAAGCTGCCCGCGTCCACCTGGGTCGAGGTCGTGAAGACGGCGCACGAACTGGGACTGCCGTCGTCGTCCACGATGATGTACGGGCATGTGGACCAGCCCCGGCACTGGCTGGCGCACCTGCGGCTGCTGGCGCGCATCCAGCAGGAGACGGGCGGCTTCACGGAGTTCGTGACGCTGCCGTTCATCCACACCAACGCGCCGGTGTACCTGGCCGGGATCGCCCGCCCCGGACCGACCTCCCGGGACAACCGCGCCGTCACCGCGATGGCCCGGCTGCTGCTGCACCCGCACATCACCAACATCCAGACCAGCTGGGTCAAGCTGGGAGCGGACGGCGCCGCCGAGATGCTCCGCTCCGGCGCGAACGACCTCGGCGGCACGCTGATGGAGGAGACCATCTCGCGGATGGCGGGCTCGTCGTACGGCTCGTACCGCTCGGTGCGCGACCTCGTCGCCATCGCGGATGCGGCGGGCCGCCCGTCCCGGCCGCGTACGACCACGTACGGGGCGGTGCCGGAGGAGCGGCAGCGGGCGGCGCTGTCCTCGGACGGGCATCTGCCGGAGCTGCTGCCGGTGTTGGACGACTGA
- a CDS encoding nitroreductase family deazaflavin-dependent oxidoreductase has translation MPLKGEYEPSTTQLVRDQVELYESSGGTRGTTLESLVGPGDERRRDLPVIILTTVGVKSGRLRKTPLMRVEHDGAYAAVASLGGAPKHPVWYHNVVADPRVELQDGPVRQDMVAREVTGDEKAEWWVRAVEAYPDYADYQKKTDREIPVFVLEPAPEPH, from the coding sequence ATGCCACTCAAGGGCGAGTACGAGCCGAGCACGACGCAGTTGGTACGGGACCAGGTGGAGCTGTACGAGAGCTCCGGCGGCACGCGGGGCACGACCCTGGAGAGCCTGGTCGGCCCCGGCGACGAACGGCGGCGGGACCTCCCCGTCATCATCCTGACCACCGTGGGCGTCAAGAGCGGCAGGCTCCGCAAGACCCCGCTGATGCGCGTGGAGCACGACGGCGCCTACGCCGCGGTCGCCTCCCTGGGCGGAGCCCCGAAGCACCCCGTCTGGTACCACAACGTGGTCGCCGATCCCCGTGTGGAGCTTCAGGACGGCCCGGTGCGCCAGGACATGGTCGCCCGCGAGGTGACCGGCGACGAGAAGGCCGAGTGGTGGGTGCGCGCGGTCGAGGCGTACCCGGACTACGCCGACTACCAGAAGAAGACGGACCGCGAGATCCCGGTCTTCGTCCTCGAACCGGCCCCCGAGCCGCACTGA
- a CDS encoding LLM class F420-dependent oxidoreductase, translating into MRIATTAVLTDETISPARLARELEERGFDGLYLPEHTHIPISRESPSPMGGELPRDYGRTLDPLVALATAASVTTRLHLGTSILLAAQHDPIVLAKQIATLDLLAQGRFTLGVGFGWNAEEAADHGVEWRTRRALVRDRIALMRALWAPEPTPYEGEFGSVPASHAHPKPSRTGGPRLLLGGAPGPTLFAHIAEYADGWMPNSGRGLGDSLARLRTAWQEAGRAPGQPPEVVLSYVLPSPGKLAHFREQGVEEFVLLLPSGDERDVLRTLDDYAQYL; encoded by the coding sequence ATGCGGATTGCGACGACCGCCGTACTCACCGACGAGACGATCAGCCCCGCCCGGCTCGCCCGCGAGCTCGAGGAGCGCGGTTTCGACGGCCTGTACCTCCCCGAGCACACCCACATCCCGATCAGCCGCGAGTCGCCGTCCCCGATGGGCGGCGAACTGCCGCGCGACTACGGGCGCACTCTCGACCCGCTGGTCGCGCTCGCCACCGCCGCCTCCGTCACCACCCGGCTGCACCTGGGCACGAGCATCCTGCTCGCGGCGCAGCACGACCCGATCGTGCTCGCCAAGCAGATCGCGACGCTCGACCTGCTCGCGCAGGGCCGCTTCACCCTCGGCGTCGGCTTCGGCTGGAACGCGGAGGAGGCCGCCGACCACGGCGTGGAGTGGCGTACGCGGCGCGCCCTCGTACGCGACCGGATCGCGCTGATGCGCGCCCTGTGGGCGCCTGAACCGACACCGTACGAGGGCGAATTCGGGTCCGTGCCGGCGAGCCACGCGCATCCGAAACCGTCCCGTACGGGCGGCCCCCGGCTGCTGCTGGGCGGCGCGCCGGGCCCGACGCTGTTCGCGCACATCGCGGAGTACGCCGACGGCTGGATGCCCAACAGCGGGCGCGGGCTGGGCGACAGCCTCGCCCGGCTCCGTACGGCCTGGCAGGAGGCGGGACGCGCACCCGGGCAGCCTCCCGAGGTGGTGCTCAGCTACGTGCTGCCCTCGCCGGGGAAGCTCGCGCACTTCCGCGAACAGGGCGTCGAGGAGTTCGTCCTGCTGCTCCCTTCCGGTGACGAACGCGACGTGCTCCGCACCCTGGACGACTACGCGCAGTACCTCTGA